A portion of the Oscillospiraceae bacterium genome contains these proteins:
- a CDS encoding YxeA family protein, translating into MNAKKKTIIIASIAILLVAFIVVAFLATQRSSDYYTQIDNDCVTEIAPHGAMNYRYTLSTYDETGAERELSFETSRILTDDAYLCLKVAPFRGVVTWAEVQFDEMPAAVQEQYGGNS; encoded by the coding sequence ATGAACGCAAAGAAAAAAACAATCATCATTGCTTCCATAGCTATTTTGTTGGTAGCGTTTATCGTAGTTGCTTTTCTGGCTACACAAAGAAGCTCGGACTACTACACGCAAATTGATAACGACTGTGTAACCGAGATTGCACCGCATGGAGCGATGAATTATCGCTACACATTAAGTACCTACGACGAGACCGGGGCAGAAAGAGAACTGAGCTTTGAAACGAGCCGAATTCTCACTGACGATGCATATCTATGTCTGAAGGTGGCTCCATTCCGAGGCGTTGTCACCTGGGCGGAAGTGCAATTTGATGAAATGCCTGCCGCCGTGCAGGAACAATACGGTGGCAATTCGTAA
- a CDS encoding VanZ family protein: MSQYLEALRQAMVIYPIIIVLFTVPYIAWSYHKYGSVLSLRVLIVYSFILYLLCVYCLVILPLPTPEKAATLHGHKAQLIPFSFIADIAKQAQIQPGQPASWLSIFTGSAFWTTVFNLFMTMPFGVYLRYYFCYNWRKTLRLSFLLSLFFELTQLSGLYFVYPGSYRLFDVDDLIVNTAGSMIGFALAGPVSHLLPTRQELDTVSFRRGASISFTRRVFSFLADMACLTFASGILAVVVVSFGITLSIQWMPVLFIAYFGLLPILLHGQTPGKRLTRMKIMQRNGDAAHWYQYFLRYGLLIAGLVGAPYYLNRLLFILMDVLHLDSLASLVLHGLLIGGYLFWLFFAGIRMALHKPLFYERWSRTKLVSTINRT; the protein is encoded by the coding sequence ATGAGCCAATATCTTGAAGCACTGCGGCAGGCAATGGTCATTTATCCGATAATCATTGTCCTGTTCACAGTGCCGTACATCGCATGGAGTTATCATAAATATGGATCAGTCCTCAGTTTACGGGTGCTGATCGTGTACAGCTTTATTTTGTACCTTCTCTGCGTCTACTGCCTTGTCATTCTACCGCTGCCTACGCCGGAGAAAGCGGCTACGCTGCATGGGCATAAAGCTCAACTCATCCCATTTTCTTTCATCGCCGATATAGCCAAACAAGCGCAGATCCAGCCTGGACAGCCTGCAAGTTGGCTTAGCATTTTCACCGGCAGTGCCTTCTGGACCACCGTGTTCAATCTGTTTATGACAATGCCTTTCGGTGTCTATCTGCGTTACTACTTCTGCTATAATTGGCGCAAAACTTTGAGACTATCTTTTTTGCTCTCTCTGTTTTTCGAGCTGACCCAACTCAGCGGCCTGTATTTTGTCTATCCAGGCAGCTACCGCCTGTTTGACGTAGACGACCTGATCGTCAACACTGCGGGCAGCATGATTGGATTTGCCTTGGCCGGGCCAGTGAGCCATCTGCTGCCTACCCGACAAGAATTGGATACCGTTAGTTTCCGGCGGGGTGCGTCCATCTCCTTTACGCGGCGTGTTTTCTCATTTCTGGCCGATATGGCTTGCCTGACCTTTGCATCAGGTATTCTGGCCGTAGTTGTGGTCTCGTTTGGAATCACTCTCTCCATTCAATGGATGCCAGTTCTATTTATTGCCTACTTTGGGCTGCTGCCCATTTTGCTCCACGGTCAGACGCCCGGCAAACGGCTGACCCGCATGAAAATCATGCAAAGGAATGGCGATGCGGCACATTGGTATCAATATTTTCTGCGCTATGGCCTGCTGATTGCAGGTCTGGTCGGAGCACCATATTACTTGAACCGGCTACTATTTATTCTGATGGACGTATTGCATCTGGACAGTTTAGCATCACTCGTACTGCATGGGTTACTGATCGGTGGGTATTTGTTCTGGCTATTCTTTGCCGGGATTCGTATGGCCCTGCACAAGCCCTTGTTCTATGAGCGATGGTCACGGACAAAATTGGTAAGCACTATAAATCGCACATAA
- a CDS encoding ABC transporter ATP-binding protein → MSDYVIETRGLTKTYGEQHSVSNLSIHVRKGRIYGLLGRNGAGKTTTMRMLLGLTAPSSGDVKIFGKPLRGNEKNILPRIGSLIEAPGFYPNLTGTENLQIFADLRGLKSPKYIKSALEVVNLPYRDKKLFSQYSLGMKQRLAIALAVMHNPELLILDEPINGLDPIGIAEVRDFIRELCDATGKTILISSHILSEISLLADDIGIIDHGVLLEEESLEELEAKNGKYFRFTVSNAALAAHLLQSKLGIQNIQVDSANELTVRDLQLDTGAAVRLFVDAGLSVSDAHLYEDTLEDYFKQVTGGEGIA, encoded by the coding sequence ATGAGCGATTATGTTATCGAAACCCGTGGCCTTACCAAAACATACGGAGAGCAGCACAGTGTGTCCAATCTGTCCATCCATGTGAGGAAAGGGCGTATCTACGGCCTGCTGGGCCGCAACGGAGCCGGGAAAACCACCACCATGCGGATGTTGCTGGGCCTTACTGCTCCATCCTCCGGCGATGTGAAGATTTTCGGCAAACCGCTTCGCGGCAACGAAAAGAACATCCTGCCCCGTATCGGCTCCTTGATTGAAGCACCGGGATTTTACCCGAACCTGACAGGGACAGAAAACCTTCAGATCTTTGCCGATCTGCGAGGTCTCAAAAGTCCCAAATATATCAAGAGCGCTCTGGAAGTCGTCAACCTGCCATACCGGGACAAAAAGCTGTTTTCCCAGTATTCGCTGGGCATGAAGCAGCGTCTTGCCATCGCACTGGCTGTCATGCACAACCCTGAATTGCTGATTTTGGACGAGCCGATCAACGGCCTCGACCCTATCGGCATCGCAGAAGTGCGTGATTTCATTCGGGAACTGTGCGATGCCACAGGGAAAACCATTTTGATCTCCAGTCATATCCTGTCGGAGATTTCCCTGCTGGCCGATGACATCGGAATCATTGACCACGGCGTATTGCTGGAGGAAGAAAGCCTGGAGGAGCTGGAAGCAAAGAACGGGAAATATTTCCGTTTCACGGTGTCTAATGCGGCACTGGCTGCTCACCTGCTCCAAAGCAAACTTGGCATTCAGAATATTCAGGTGGACAGTGCCAATGAGCTGACGGTCCGCGACCTTCAGTTGGACACCGGCGCGGCAGTCCGGCTGTTTGTGGACGCAGGACTGTCTGTGTCCGATGCCCATCTCTATGAGGACACTCTGGAAGATTACTTCAAACAGGTTACAGGGGGTGAGGGCATTGCTTAA
- a CDS encoding relaxase/mobilization nuclease domain-containing protein produces MATTRIMPLHAGKGRTVGKAISDIIDYVKNPDKTDHGRLITSYQCDSRVADAQFLLDKQTYAARTGRVRGKDDVIAYHLRQSFVPGEITPEEANRLGVELARRFTKGKHAFIVCTHIDKSHVHNHIIWNSTTLECDRKFRNFWGSTRAVHRLSDTICIENGYSIVEAPKRHGQSYNKWLGDAAKPSHKEQLRQSIDRALAQKPASLAELLHLLEQEGFTVHRRGKNISIGAEGWGNNVRFDRLGDGYTLDDLLAVLSGQKEHTPRKQAVPQAAPPKVNLLVDIQAKLQAGKGAGYARWAKVFNLKQMAQTLNYLSEHGLLDYADLETKTAEATARYNALSDQIKAAEKRMAEIAVLRTHIVNYAKTRETYVAYRKAGYSKKFRQEHEEEILLHQAAKEAFNELNVKKLPTIKELQTEYAQLLADKKKAYGEYRQARATMRELLTVKNNVDRVLAMEQTEPQQKEKDHGQR; encoded by the coding sequence ATGGCCACCACCCGCATCATGCCGCTGCACGCAGGAAAGGGCCGCACGGTCGGCAAGGCCATCAGCGACATCATCGACTATGTAAAAAATCCAGACAAGACCGACCACGGCAGGCTCATCACCAGCTACCAGTGTGACAGCCGCGTGGCGGACGCGCAGTTCCTGCTGGACAAGCAGACCTACGCTGCCCGCACCGGCCGGGTGCGCGGCAAGGATGATGTGATTGCCTACCACCTGCGGCAGTCCTTTGTGCCGGGCGAGATTACGCCGGAGGAAGCAAATCGGCTGGGCGTGGAGCTGGCCCGGCGCTTTACCAAAGGCAAGCACGCTTTCATCGTCTGCACCCACATCGACAAGTCTCACGTCCACAACCATATTATATGGAACTCCACCACGCTGGAGTGTGACCGCAAGTTCCGCAACTTTTGGGGCAGCACCCGCGCCGTCCACCGTCTGAGCGACACCATCTGCATCGAGAACGGCTACTCCATCGTGGAGGCCCCCAAACGGCACGGCCAGAGTTACAACAAGTGGCTGGGCGACGCGGCCAAGCCCTCCCACAAGGAGCAGCTGCGCCAGTCTATCGACCGGGCACTGGCACAGAAACCGGCCAGCCTGGCGGAACTGCTGCATCTGTTGGAGCAGGAAGGCTTTACCGTTCACCGGCGCGGAAAAAACATCTCCATCGGCGCGGAGGGCTGGGGCAACAATGTCCGCTTTGACCGGCTGGGGGACGGCTACACGCTGGACGATCTGTTGGCGGTCCTCTCCGGCCAGAAAGAACATACGCCCCGCAAGCAAGCCGTCCCGCAGGCCGCTCCGCCGAAGGTCAATCTGCTGGTGGACATCCAGGCAAAACTCCAGGCCGGAAAAGGTGCCGGGTACGCCCGCTGGGCCAAGGTGTTCAACCTCAAGCAGATGGCACAGACCCTCAACTACCTGTCCGAACATGGGCTGCTGGATTATGCCGATTTGGAAACCAAAACAGCAGAGGCGACGGCCCGCTATAATGCGCTGTCCGATCAGATCAAGGCCGCTGAGAAGCGCATGGCCGAGATTGCCGTGCTGCGCACCCACATCGTCAACTACGCCAAGACCCGCGAGACCTATGTGGCCTACCGCAAGGCCGGGTATTCAAAGAAATTCCGGCAGGAGCATGAGGAGGAAATCTTGCTGCACCAGGCCGCCAAGGAAGCCTTCAACGAGCTGAATGTGAAGAAGCTGCCCACCATCAAGGAGCTTCAGACCGAGTACGCCCAGCTACTGGCGGACAAGAAAAAGGCTTACGGTGAGTACCGGCAGGCCCGCGCCACCATGCGGGAGCTGCTGACGGTCAAGAATAACGTGGATCGGGTCCTGGCGATGGAGCAGACCGAGCCGCAACAGAAAGAAAAAGACCACGGCCAGCGGTGA
- a CDS encoding HAMP domain-containing histidine kinase, whose translation MSAVQRFFRRYIVSTVGIVILFLAVNLALFVAIILTGSMSGADTSFSVRDFSDHVVMQDEKWVADDAALSMLQEQSAWAMLLNEDGDVVWQQNLPEKLPRSYTSAEVASFSRWYLEDYPVKIWTRADGNLMVVGYQPGTLVKYYFSLEWPYMGVMLGGIAAVFIINLLLIVFLILRNTRKVERAMTPILQGIQNLSHGKASHLEEQGELAEINAGLNRAADYMKKKDNTRAEWIRGVSHDIRTPLSMVLGYASELEDDRNLPPNARKQAGIIRRESEKMKRLIDDLNLTTKLEYALQPVHFKDVDWVETSRQAVSEVLNSGLDSRYEIVFAEMQPGRTIHLLGDEGLLRRMLDNLLRNSITHNPQGCRIAVSVGEENGRCICTVSDDGMGITPERLKALNRGDDIASTQGSDEKSEHGLGLKLVAQIVKSHRGIVAFSANAPHGLEVRISLPTQPLIS comes from the coding sequence ATGAGCGCGGTGCAGCGTTTTTTCCGGCGGTATATCGTTTCCACGGTCGGAATCGTAATTTTATTTTTGGCCGTTAACCTCGCCTTGTTCGTTGCAATCATCCTTACAGGAAGTATGAGCGGGGCGGATACCTCTTTTTCCGTCCGCGACTTCTCGGACCACGTTGTGATGCAGGATGAAAAATGGGTTGCAGATGATGCCGCCCTCTCCATGTTGCAAGAGCAATCTGCCTGGGCGATGTTGCTAAACGAAGATGGCGATGTTGTCTGGCAGCAGAATTTGCCGGAAAAGTTGCCGCGTTCCTATACGAGTGCGGAAGTGGCCTCTTTCAGCCGCTGGTATCTGGAAGACTATCCGGTGAAAATATGGACGCGTGCGGACGGCAACCTTATGGTTGTCGGCTATCAACCTGGAACGCTGGTAAAGTATTATTTTTCTCTGGAGTGGCCCTATATGGGGGTTATGCTCGGTGGAATCGCAGCGGTTTTTATTATCAATCTGCTGCTCATTGTTTTCCTGATTCTTCGGAACACACGCAAAGTAGAAAGAGCTATGACGCCCATTCTGCAAGGTATTCAAAATTTAAGTCACGGAAAAGCGTCACATCTGGAGGAACAAGGGGAACTGGCCGAAATCAACGCCGGACTGAACCGGGCCGCAGACTATATGAAGAAAAAGGACAACACCAGAGCGGAGTGGATTCGCGGAGTATCCCACGACATTCGCACACCGCTTTCGATGGTCCTGGGGTATGCCAGCGAGCTGGAAGATGACCGCAACCTTCCGCCGAACGCAAGAAAACAGGCAGGGATTATTCGCCGGGAAAGCGAAAAGATGAAACGGCTGATTGACGATTTGAACCTGACCACCAAGCTGGAATATGCGCTTCAACCCGTTCATTTCAAAGATGTGGATTGGGTTGAGACCAGCCGCCAAGCTGTCAGTGAAGTGCTGAACAGCGGCCTGGACAGCCGGTATGAGATCGTATTTGCCGAGATGCAGCCAGGGCGCACAATCCACCTTTTGGGGGACGAGGGCCTGCTGCGGCGTATGCTGGATAATCTGCTCCGTAACAGTATCACCCACAATCCACAAGGATGCAGGATTGCCGTTTCTGTCGGAGAAGAAAATGGGCGCTGCATTTGCACGGTTTCAGATGACGGAATGGGAATCACACCGGAACGTCTGAAGGCATTAAATCGCGGGGATGACATTGCCAGCACCCAGGGCAGCGATGAAAAGTCAGAGCATGGTCTGGGCTTAAAACTGGTAGCACAGATCGTAAAATCACATCGCGGAATCGTCGCTTTTTCCGCCAACGCCCCGCATGGGTTAGAAGTTAGAATCTCGCTGCCGACCCAGCCGCTTATTTCATAA
- a CDS encoding site-specific integrase, with protein MAKRKRLIPDYSTVTLNGVEYYRTRIEDADGKRVALYAKTPEELYDKETEALEQIGHAQFHRKSPTVAEYCEKWLLMQSVHVRQTTLTDYTSKVRRHIIKELGEMRMADVKLDDIQLALVPVSKKSASVYKSVVILYKSIFRAAKESHVIEVNPTLHLNAKGGGVPQEDRQALTDEQVEQLLDAIRDLPPYVFVMLGLYAGLRREEILALQWDSVYLDTDAPYLTVRRAWHTEHNRPVILTELKTKAAERNIPLPTCLAECLREAKKTSTSDYVVANQGGDPLSYTQFKRLWQYIVTRTAKPRVARKLVDGKYVKYILYPQLGEKARNNGHCVYSLDFEVTPHQLRHTYITNLIHSSVDPKTVQYLAGHESSKITMDIYAKVKYNQPDQVVKAMGGAFSQWDAMWA; from the coding sequence TTGGCAAAAAGAAAACGACTAATTCCAGATTATAGCACGGTCACGTTGAATGGCGTAGAGTATTATAGAACCCGAATCGAAGATGCTGATGGCAAGCGGGTCGCCCTTTATGCAAAAACCCCCGAAGAACTGTATGACAAAGAAACGGAGGCGTTGGAGCAGATCGGCCATGCTCAGTTTCATCGGAAATCGCCAACGGTAGCGGAATACTGTGAGAAATGGCTGCTGATGCAGTCAGTCCATGTGCGGCAGACCACCTTGACGGATTACACCTCCAAGGTGAGGCGGCATATCATTAAGGAACTGGGAGAGATGCGGATGGCAGATGTAAAGCTGGATGACATCCAGCTCGCCCTTGTCCCGGTTTCCAAAAAATCGGCATCGGTCTACAAGTCCGTGGTAATCCTTTATAAATCCATCTTTCGGGCGGCGAAGGAAAGCCATGTGATCGAGGTGAACCCGACGCTCCATCTGAACGCAAAGGGCGGCGGCGTTCCACAGGAGGACCGACAGGCATTGACGGATGAACAAGTCGAGCAACTTTTGGACGCGATCCGGGATTTGCCACCCTATGTGTTTGTGATGCTGGGATTGTATGCCGGTTTGCGGCGAGAAGAAATCCTCGCTCTGCAATGGGATTCGGTATATCTGGACACAGATGCACCATATCTGACAGTCCGGCGAGCATGGCACACGGAACACAACCGCCCGGTCATTCTCACCGAACTGAAAACCAAAGCAGCAGAACGGAATATTCCGCTTCCGACCTGCCTGGCAGAGTGTTTGAGGGAGGCAAAGAAAACGTCTACCTCGGACTATGTGGTGGCAAACCAGGGCGGCGATCCGCTGTCCTACACACAATTTAAGCGGCTGTGGCAGTATATTGTGACGCGGACTGCCAAACCGAGAGTGGCCCGGAAGCTGGTAGACGGGAAATATGTGAAGTATATCCTCTACCCGCAGCTGGGAGAGAAAGCCCGGAACAACGGTCACTGTGTTTACAGCTTGGATTTCGAGGTCACACCTCACCAGCTCCGGCACACCTACATAACCAACCTGATTCATTCTTCGGTGGACCCCAAAACGGTGCAGTACCTGGCAGGGCACGAAAGCAGCAAAATCACGATGGATATTTACGCCAAAGTCAAATACAACCAACCGGATCAGGTTGTCAAAGCGATGGGCGGCGCATTTTCCCAATGGGATGCCATGTGGGCATAG
- a CDS encoding ABC transporter permease — MWSILKGEWRKLRRCQILLVGIVALALCPVVQYGTQLIINPEMRDQNFDFVKLFANVIWGNTQIFLPISLVMIGGWLIDRENTNDTMKNLLTVPVSYPKLLGGKLIVTIFLSILFGIYSVAVTVLTGTLAGLDGLSAAVLLRQGVQLVAAAFNTSLVCMPMILIFGQMRGAYLGGSLLTFFLGYCILFFKSGFLLSAYPFSAALILAGFDMQAYNGATQAPSTLLALAGIAAVLVLTMAILLLSRPSKKAGNTKKKKVKKGRGRRRA, encoded by the coding sequence ATGTGGAGTATTCTAAAAGGAGAATGGCGCAAGCTGCGGCGCTGCCAGATCCTGCTGGTTGGTATTGTGGCTCTGGCGCTCTGCCCTGTTGTGCAGTATGGCACCCAGCTGATTATCAACCCGGAGATGCGGGATCAGAACTTTGATTTTGTCAAACTGTTTGCCAATGTGATTTGGGGAAACACGCAGATTTTTCTGCCAATCTCGCTTGTCATGATCGGCGGCTGGCTGATCGACCGTGAGAATACAAATGACACCATGAAGAATCTATTGACGGTGCCGGTATCATACCCAAAGCTGCTGGGCGGGAAACTGATCGTCACGATTTTCCTGTCGATCCTGTTTGGGATTTATAGTGTAGCCGTAACGGTTCTAACCGGCACGCTCGCCGGTTTGGATGGGCTTTCTGCCGCCGTTCTGCTGCGGCAGGGCGTGCAGTTAGTCGCAGCCGCTTTCAATACCAGCCTGGTCTGTATGCCGATGATCCTGATTTTCGGCCAGATGCGTGGAGCCTACCTGGGCGGGTCGCTTCTGACGTTCTTCCTGGGGTATTGCATTTTGTTTTTTAAGAGCGGCTTCCTGCTCTCTGCCTACCCGTTTTCGGCGGCGCTGATCCTCGCTGGTTTTGATATGCAGGCATATAACGGCGCTACGCAGGCCCCAAGCACTTTGCTGGCGCTGGCAGGCATAGCGGCGGTGCTGGTTTTGACGATGGCGATATTGCTGCTTTCCCGCCCCAGCAAAAAAGCGGGCAATACGAAAAAGAAAAAAGTCAAAAAGGGTCGCGGCAGGCGTCGCGCCTGA
- a CDS encoding sigma-70 family RNA polymerase sigma factor — protein sequence MQKINLRDLYPDVYKTDVFVDVAEEVLAAIRGQQQNDAAYERRKFRHKAHYSLNREDGIEHDALNRPLTPEEILEQKQLREEVYAALMKLPAIQARRIYARFYLGMTVAEIARIEGADRRRVWDSIRRGLKKLARLLDTAR from the coding sequence ATGCAGAAGATCAATCTTCGGGATCTGTATCCCGATGTATATAAAACCGATGTCTTTGTGGATGTGGCCGAGGAAGTGCTGGCTGCGATCCGGGGCCAGCAGCAGAACGATGCCGCCTACGAGCGCCGGAAGTTCCGGCACAAGGCCCATTACTCTCTGAACCGGGAGGACGGCATTGAACATGACGCCCTCAACCGCCCGCTCACCCCGGAGGAAATCCTGGAGCAGAAGCAGCTGCGGGAGGAAGTGTATGCCGCGCTGATGAAGCTGCCCGCCATCCAGGCCCGGCGTATCTATGCCCGGTTTTACCTGGGCATGACGGTGGCCGAGATTGCTCGGATCGAGGGTGCTGACCGCCGCCGTGTGTGGGACAGCATCCGGCGCGGGCTGAAGAAGCTGGCGCGTCTGCTGGACACGGCCCGATAA
- a CDS encoding helix-turn-helix domain-containing protein, which produces MELIKELGRRIQKARKEKGLTQQELADLSHVSLKHVQGCERGVKNPSFEVLRAFCKVLNLSLDSLMNLDLPEDEQAANDMRQLYLSCPPAAREVLLNSTRALTNELKEMVQTTGAESDKNLEDK; this is translated from the coding sequence ATGGAACTGATAAAAGAGTTGGGCCGAAGGATACAAAAAGCGCGTAAGGAAAAAGGACTGACACAACAGGAACTCGCAGATCTGAGCCACGTTTCTCTGAAGCACGTTCAAGGCTGCGAAAGAGGGGTGAAGAACCCTTCTTTTGAGGTTCTGCGTGCTTTTTGCAAAGTTTTGAATTTGTCCTTGGATTCCCTGATGAATCTCGACCTGCCAGAAGATGAGCAAGCCGCCAACGATATGCGACAGCTCTACCTTTCGTGTCCTCCGGCTGCCAGAGAAGTGCTGTTAAACTCGACCCGCGCATTGACTAATGAGCTAAAAGAGATGGTGCAGACGACCGGGGCAGAATCAGATAAGAATTTAGAGGATAAGTAA
- a CDS encoding ABC transporter permease encodes MRALLKLLRCEFAKLKRKPLFFAAAAISALIPLGCALFLPEMQEFSSGAEAVDRLMSTLFQLSAYLLLMPAVVVLASNLLFEEQDNDTLKNLMTVPVSKPALALAKMTLLFLFSVAFMAVGGLVNLAIVLASGLEPVGFWKLFFVGIGQGIMMWAGALPCVLLVVLLNRSYIISVIITFFYTAVNYIFGTNDYFIMQPFGFNAGTLLPGPLTFRWFFQYLDTSSSSAQMTELMERISPYFVTTPQAFLVVILESAVFLTLIALVYKRQSC; translated from the coding sequence GTGAGGGCATTGCTTAAACTTTTGCGCTGTGAGTTTGCCAAGCTAAAACGAAAGCCCCTGTTCTTTGCGGCTGCGGCCATTTCGGCTTTGATCCCCTTGGGATGTGCGCTGTTTCTGCCGGAGATGCAGGAGTTTTCAAGTGGCGCGGAAGCGGTGGATCGCCTGATGTCCACTCTGTTCCAGTTGAGCGCCTATCTGCTTCTGATGCCCGCTGTGGTGGTTTTGGCATCGAATCTGCTCTTTGAAGAACAGGACAACGATACCCTAAAGAACCTGATGACTGTTCCCGTGAGCAAACCTGCGCTGGCCTTGGCGAAGATGACGTTGCTGTTTCTGTTTTCCGTCGCGTTTATGGCTGTCGGCGGCCTGGTCAATTTGGCTATCGTGCTGGCATCCGGGCTGGAGCCGGTCGGCTTTTGGAAGCTGTTTTTTGTAGGCATCGGACAGGGAATTATGATGTGGGCCGGGGCGTTGCCCTGCGTCCTCCTGGTGGTGCTTTTGAACCGTAGTTACATTATCTCCGTAATCATCACGTTCTTCTATACGGCGGTCAACTATATTTTTGGCACCAACGACTATTTCATCATGCAGCCCTTTGGGTTCAATGCGGGTACGCTGTTACCTGGACCGCTGACCTTCCGCTGGTTCTTTCAGTATCTGGACACATCCAGCTCCAGCGCACAGATGACGGAATTGATGGAACGGATCAGTCCTTACTTTGTGACAACGCCTCAGGCGTTCCTGGTCGTTATCCTGGAGTCGGCGGTGTTCCTGACATTGATCGCGCTGGTCTATAAGCGTCAGAGCTGTTAA
- a CDS encoding helix-turn-helix domain-containing protein: MEKLFTRKEAAKILGISIATLDTARNNGLISYVQYVQNGCVYFTDASLQEYIAKFTHRAKPVEKCATYRKARSAGA, translated from the coding sequence ATGGAAAAGCTATTTACAAGGAAGGAAGCTGCCAAAATCCTGGGGATCAGTATTGCAACGCTGGACACAGCCCGCAACAATGGCCTGATTTCCTATGTTCAGTATGTGCAGAATGGCTGCGTCTATTTTACGGACGCAAGCCTTCAGGAGTACATCGCAAAATTCACGCATCGGGCAAAGCCGGTGGAAAAGTGTGCCACATACCGCAAAGCGCGTAGCGCCGGGGCATGA
- a CDS encoding response regulator transcription factor, with the protein MTNHKILLVDDDRDVLEMLLSIFQRAGYTNLRTAASGAEALRIWQEEQPSLIVLDVMMPDMDGFSVLKKIRRTSRVPVLMLTARGEAEDRIEGLEIGADDYLAKPFLPKELLLRVGAILSRAYPRQNEMVELAGATVDMDNAEVWKNGEKQALTAKEMQLFEKLYQNAGRIVTTGILCETICGEFWQGYESTLSTHIRHLREKIEENPSKPVSLVTVKGLGYRLNLKEVSP; encoded by the coding sequence ATGACAAATCACAAAATACTGCTGGTCGATGATGACCGCGATGTATTGGAAATGCTGCTCTCCATTTTCCAGCGGGCAGGGTATACAAATCTACGAACTGCCGCATCGGGCGCTGAGGCACTGCGGATATGGCAGGAAGAACAGCCAAGTCTGATTGTGCTGGATGTGATGATGCCGGATATGGACGGCTTTTCGGTTTTGAAAAAGATACGCCGGACAAGCCGGGTCCCTGTTCTGATGCTTACCGCCCGTGGTGAAGCAGAGGATCGCATTGAAGGGTTAGAAATTGGTGCAGATGACTATCTCGCCAAGCCGTTTTTGCCCAAAGAATTGCTGCTCAGAGTCGGCGCGATCCTCAGCCGCGCTTACCCAAGGCAAAATGAAATGGTGGAACTCGCTGGAGCCACCGTGGATATGGACAATGCAGAAGTTTGGAAAAACGGTGAAAAACAGGCATTGACCGCCAAAGAGATGCAGCTTTTTGAAAAGCTGTATCAAAACGCAGGGCGGATCGTGACCACGGGTATCCTGTGCGAGACAATATGTGGAGAGTTTTGGCAAGGGTATGAAAGCACCCTTTCTACCCATATCCGGCACCTGCGGGAAAAGATTGAAGAGAACCCATCAAAGCCGGTTTCCCTTGTCACTGTCAAGGGCCTTGGTTATCGCCTCAATCTCAAGGAGGTGTCACCATGA
- a CDS encoding transglycosylase domain-containing protein — MKRIRKFLFRFFALAMLAMLVAGSVLGGFGYKMYRDALAEQPLDEKVAEIQADPNYTTLAEIPEIYLDAVVAVEDHRFEQHFGIDLIAIGRAAWNNLTSWSLREGGSTITQQLAKNLYFTQEKSFIRKIAEMFMAFRLENAYTKDEILELYVNSIYFGDGYYCIYDASQGYFGKAPIDMTDYECTLLAGIPNAPSIYSLTANPELAEQRQEYVVQKMIQYGYISESEAQSILQDQS; from the coding sequence ATGAAAAGAATAAGAAAGTTCCTATTTCGCTTCTTCGCTCTAGCGATGCTGGCCATGCTCGTTGCTGGCAGTGTTTTGGGCGGATTTGGTTATAAAATGTACCGTGATGCACTTGCCGAGCAACCTCTTGATGAGAAAGTCGCAGAGATTCAAGCCGATCCCAATTATACTACCCTTGCTGAAATCCCGGAGATTTATTTGGACGCCGTTGTGGCGGTAGAAGATCACCGTTTTGAACAGCATTTTGGGATCGACCTGATTGCCATAGGCCGAGCCGCTTGGAATAATCTGACCTCTTGGAGTCTGCGTGAGGGTGGCAGCACCATAACACAGCAACTTGCCAAAAACCTGTATTTCACGCAGGAAAAAAGTTTTATCCGTAAGATTGCTGAGATGTTTATGGCCTTCCGACTGGAAAACGCCTATACGAAAGACGAGATTTTAGAGTTGTATGTCAATTCCATCTATTTCGGAGACGGCTACTACTGTATTTACGATGCAAGTCAAGGATATTTTGGGAAAGCCCCCATAGATATGACGGATTATGAATGTACACTTTTGGCAGGTATTCCCAATGCGCCCTCGATTTATTCATTGACCGCAAACCCGGAACTGGCAGAGCAACGTCAAGAGTATGTTGTCCAGAAAATGATCCAATATGGCTACATAAGCGAGAGTGAGGCACAAAGCATCTTGCAAGACCAATCGTAA